AGGCATTCCAGTGCACTGGAGCATTGTGCCATAAGATACGTATCCAGATGATCTTTATTACCGGTTGCTTCCTCATAAAAGCCGGGAAACATGATTGTCAACAGTAGTTTTACCAGTTTTTGCACTTCATGTTTTGATGGGAGATTGGGCCCTTCCAGATGGTTAATCCCACCATGTTTCTCATATGAGCTGGCCAGTGCCTTAGTAATATAGCTTAAACGAGGTGCGTTTTTATCGCTGTTTATGGAATTGTTCATTTTAGTCTTTTTCTACATCCTTAAATAAATCCGTAGATATATAGCGTTCTCCCAGACTTGGTATTACCACAAGAACATTCTTACCGGGCCCGGCTTCTCTGGCAATCTGTAAGCCGACATGCATATTTGCTCCGGAAGAAATTCCACAACAGATCCCTTCTTCCTTCGCGATACGTCTTGCCATGATAAATGCATCATTACTTATAACCTGTCGAACTTCATCTACAACATCTTTATTATAAATGCCGGGTACAAACCCTGCACCTATTCCCTGAATTTTATGCGGCCCGGGTTCCCCTCCTGAAAGTACAGGTGATTCTACCGGTTCTACTGCTACATTTTTTATATTTGTGAAATGTTTCTTCAGCGCCTCACCTGCCCCGGTTATTGTTCCTCCGGTACCCACACCTGCTACAAAATAGTGGAGCTCTTTTCCCTCGAAGTCTTTGATTATTTCAGGGCCGGTTGTTTCACGATGTATTTTTGGATTAGCAGGATTGTCAAATTGTTGAGGCTGAAAATAACCTTTTTCTTTCACAAGCTCTGCTGCCTTTTCAATAGCACCTTTCATGCCTTTAGGACCTTCTGTAAGGACAATTTCGGCTCCAAAGTATCTGAGAAGAGCACGCCTCTCCAGACTCATGGTCTCAGGCATAGTAAAAACGGCCTTGTACCCCTTAACTGTAGCGACCATTGCCAGTGCTATTCCCGTATTACCTGATGTAGGTTCTACTATTGTGTCTCCGGGCTTCAGTAAACCTTTTTTTTCGGCATCCTCTATCATTACCAAGCCGATACGGTCTTTGACGCTGCCGCCTGGGTTAAACATCTCCAGTTTTCCAAAGAGATT
Above is a genomic segment from Candidatus Scalindua japonica containing:
- the cysK gene encoding cysteine synthase A codes for the protein MPIYDDILATIGRTPIVKINNLTDENCANLFGKLEMFNPGGSVKDRIGLVMIEDAEKKGLLKPGDTIVEPTSGNTGIALAMVATVKGYKAVFTMPETMSLERRALLRYFGAEIVLTEGPKGMKGAIEKAAELVKEKGYFQPQQFDNPANPKIHRETTGPEIIKDFEGKELHYFVAGVGTGGTITGAGEALKKHFTNIKNVAVEPVESPVLSGGEPGPHKIQGIGAGFVPGIYNKDVVDEVRQVISNDAFIMARRIAKEEGICCGISSGANMHVGLQIAREAGPGKNVLVVIPSLGERYISTDLFKDVEKD